A window from Streptomonospora salina encodes these proteins:
- a CDS encoding thiamine pyrophosphate-binding protein — translation MTTAPYTTSTAFLEALTEAGVDYVFANLGSDHPGIVEAYAHANANGDAHRFPRMIICPHESVAFSAAQGYAQTTGRPQAVLVHVECGTQNIGGMIHNAAKGRTPVLVFAGASPSTQYGEHTGSRNEFIQWIQDVHDQRGIVRGYTKYDNEIRTGANVKQLVHRALQIATSEPAGPAYLVGAREVMEQTLDPADTDNPRYHLHHTPPIAPAALDPHTTDTIARALTEADTPLVVTSYLGRDPHAVTQLQRLADHLAVPVLESVPMRLNFPADHPLHAGYQWNTQEPTPALAE, via the coding sequence ATGACCACCGCGCCCTACACCACCAGCACCGCGTTCCTCGAAGCCCTCACCGAAGCCGGCGTCGACTACGTCTTCGCCAACCTCGGCAGCGACCACCCCGGCATCGTCGAGGCCTACGCCCACGCCAACGCCAACGGCGACGCCCACCGCTTCCCCCGCATGATCATCTGCCCCCACGAAAGCGTCGCCTTCTCCGCCGCCCAGGGCTACGCCCAAACCACCGGACGCCCCCAAGCCGTCCTCGTCCACGTCGAATGCGGCACCCAGAACATCGGCGGCATGATCCACAACGCCGCCAAAGGCCGCACTCCGGTCCTCGTCTTCGCCGGCGCCTCACCCTCCACCCAGTACGGCGAACACACCGGCAGCCGCAACGAATTCATCCAGTGGATCCAAGACGTCCACGACCAGCGCGGCATCGTCCGCGGCTACACCAAATACGACAACGAGATCCGCACCGGCGCCAACGTCAAACAACTCGTCCACCGCGCCCTGCAGATCGCCACCAGCGAACCCGCCGGCCCCGCCTACCTCGTCGGCGCCCGCGAAGTCATGGAACAGACCCTCGACCCCGCCGACACCGACAACCCCCGCTACCACCTCCACCACACACCCCCCATCGCCCCCGCCGCACTCGACCCCCACACCACCGACACCATCGCCCGCGCCCTCACCGAGGCCGACACCCCCCTCGTCGTCACCTCCTACCTGGGCCGCGACCCCCACGCCGTCACCCAACTCCAGCGCCTGGCCGACCACCTGGCCGTCCCCGTCCTCGAGTCGGTACCCATGCGCCTGAACTTCCCGGCCGACCACCCCCTGCACGCCGGCTACCAGTGGAACACCCAGGAGCCCACACCCGCCCTGGCCGAA
- a CDS encoding TetR/AcrR family transcriptional regulator yields the protein MARTNQPRRRALLDAAVDVLADHGARGLTFRAVDTAAAVPAGTASNYFPDRDTLLAQAGAHVHVRLAPAPAHMARLTDPAPTRDAVRTAMHDLFDRVTRDPAGYIALLELRLEGTRRPDVRAALTAAIDTSITDSIDFHVHGGYPGGRRTARALYLAMTGLIVEHLTLPETWHDTDPTRLVDDLVDLLVPDTDP from the coding sequence ATGGCCAGAACCAACCAGCCCCGCCGCCGCGCCCTCCTCGACGCCGCCGTCGACGTCCTCGCCGACCACGGCGCCCGCGGACTCACCTTCCGCGCCGTCGACACCGCAGCCGCCGTCCCCGCCGGCACCGCATCCAACTACTTCCCCGACCGCGACACCCTGCTCGCCCAAGCCGGCGCCCACGTCCACGTCCGCCTGGCCCCCGCACCCGCACACATGGCCCGCCTCACCGACCCCGCACCCACCCGCGACGCCGTCCGAACCGCCATGCACGACCTCTTCGACCGCGTCACCCGCGACCCCGCCGGCTACATCGCCCTCCTCGAACTACGCCTGGAAGGCACCCGCCGCCCCGACGTCCGCGCCGCACTCACCGCGGCCATCGACACCAGCATCACCGACAGCATCGACTTCCACGTCCACGGCGGCTACCCCGGCGGACGCCGCACCGCCCGCGCCCTCTACCTCGCCATGACCGGCCTCATCGTCGAACACCTCACCCTGCCCGAAACCTGGCACGACACCGACCCCACCCGCCTCGTCGACGACCTGGTCGACCTCCTCGTCCCCGACACCGACCCCTGA